A window from Cryptomeria japonica chromosome 1, Sugi_1.0, whole genome shotgun sequence encodes these proteins:
- the LOC131040351 gene encoding putative receptor protein kinase ZmPK1: MDCFYSIHRPCSLLCALFGLSLIAVQQIHALQRLRLGHSLTPERNQTVLQSPDGTFSAGFYAVGINAYGFAIWYSQTPSPYTVVWMANRNKPVNGKHSRLRLQRDGDFVLLDADGSAVWTTNTKDIGVKEAKLLPVGNLILLGSSGQIIWQSFDSPTDTLLPQQLFTKKTQLISRVGSDNYRSGYYRFYFNDDSYLSLIYEGLNISSKYWPDPEKLPIDNGRSIYNITRVAVLDGSGGFRSSDNFSFNAWDYGEGPLRRLTLDADGNMRLYSLNLPNQSWKISWIAMLQQCSIHGLCGPYGMCTYTPEPICVCPPGFERVDLNDWFKGCRPIKELSCGANSSQIIKLPFADYYGYDYFKRDGLSVRECEKLCMDECNCLGFSYRGNGTNSCYPKFLLISGSQTIMARNDMYIKISTDESSATNVSSVLQLLQSDSGSPQCSPQLESTLVQPQNNSSTVGKKGRTSQVTVALVSFVAALGLTEIVSIALGRWLFIKAFDEADIYNRQGYFAIAGVLKRFEFSELRKATDNFSECVGKGRFGSVYKGLLLPENKVIAVKRLESVSQGEGEFRTELSLIGRVSHMNLVRMFGYCAEAKHRLLVYEYVENGSLDKYLFTQDSSRVLDWNTRFQIAVGTARGLAYLHEECLERVLHCDIKPENILLDEHFHAKVSDFGMAKLAGNGHGNKGLAFSTIRGTRGYLAPEWTMNLPITAKADAYSFGILLLELVSGQKASEFNMSGSNFVQWASDNVREERWRESMVDPKLRGRDVEWKSKMEIERVLKVALLCIEEDNRKRPFMSQVVEMLTPAVRGDVKEIEMAQIFRQTSEFSAYESTLSDASTSQTSPLLSSVDYGVSEFSSKQSKIMFVENNLFFYFQNITP; this comes from the coding sequence ATGGATTGTTTTTATTCTATTCATCGTCCATGCTCTCTATTGTGTGCACTTTTTGGCCTCTCCCTAATCGCTGTGCAACAGATTCATGCATTACAGAGGCTGAGATTAGGACATTCCCTCACACCGGAAAGAAATCAAACTGTCCTACAGTCTCCGGATGGCACATTTTCCGCTGGGTTTTATGCTGTTGGCATCAACGCCTATGGTTTTGCAATATGGTATTCTCAAACTCCCTCCCCGTATACAGTTGTTTGGATGGCCAACAGGAACAAACCTGTTAACGGCAAGCATTCCCGCCTTCGTCTTCAGAGGGACGGAGACTTCGTACTTTTGGATGCAGATGGAAGTGCTGTATGGACAACGAACACAAAAGATATTGGTGTGAAGGAAGCGAAGCTTCTACCTGTGGGAAATCTGATTCTACTCGGCTCTTCTGGACAAATAATTTGGCAGAGCTTCGACTCGCCTACTGATACCCTCCTTCCCCAGCAGCTATTCACAAAGAAAACACAGCTCATTTCCAGAGTGGGATCGGACAACTACAGGTCTGGCTACTATCGTTTTTATTTCAACGATGACAGCTACCTGAGCCTCATTTACGAAGGGTTGAATATCTCCAGCAAGTATTGGCCTGATCCAGAGAAACTTCCGATTGATAACGGTAGAAGCATTTATAATATTACTCGTGTAGCAGTTCTCGACGGATCTGGTGGATTCAGGTCAAGCGATAACTTTAGCTTTAACGCGTGGGATTATGGTGAAGGGCCACTCAGAAGATTGACACTGGATGCTGATGGTAACATGAGATTATACAGCCTCAATTTGCCAAATCAAAGCTGGAAAATCTCATGGATTGCAATGTTACAGCAGTGCAGTATTCATGGTCTGTGCGGTCCTTATGGTATGTGCACATATACACCAGAGCCCATATGCGTGTGCCCACCTGGTTTTGAAAGGGTTGATTTGAATGATTGGTTCAAAGGATGCCGGCCGATCAAGGAGCTCTCTTGCGGTGCAAATAGTTCGCAGATTATTAAGCTTCCGTTCGCCGATTATTACGGTTATGattatttcaaaagagatggtTTGTCAGTACGGGAGTGCGAAAAACTCTGCATGGATGAATGCAATTGTTTAGGGTTTAGCTACAGAGGTAACGGCACAAACTCTTGTTATCCAAAGTTTTTACTTATTAGTGGATCTCAAACTATAATGGCCCGAAATGACATGTACATTAAGATCTCCACTGATGAATCTTCAGCGACCAATGTCTCATCTGTGCTACAATTACTGCAATCTGACTCGGGCTCACCACAATGTTCACCGCAGTTAGAATCAACCCTAGTACAGCCACAAAATAATTCGTCCACAGTTGGAAAGAAGGGGCGAACAAGTCAGGTGACCGTTGCTCTGGTCTCTTTTGTTGCTGCTCTTGGGTTAACAGAAATTGTTTCCATAGCTTTGGGACGATGGTTGTTCATTAAAGCCTTTGACGAGGCCGATATCTATAATCGCCAAGGCTACTTTGCCATTGCTGGAGTGCTTAAAAGGTTTGAGTTCTCAGAACTCAGAAAAGCCACCGATAATTTCAGTGAATGTGTGGGAAAGGGTCGATTTGGGAGTGTGTACAAGGGCCTTCTCCTCCCCGAAAACAAAGTGATTGCAGTGAAGCGATTAGAAAGTGTATCTCAAGGAGAAGGTGAGTTCCGGACAGAATTAAGCTTGATTGGCCGAGTCAGTCACATGAATCTGGTTAGAATGTTTGGATACTGTGCGGAGGCAAAGCACAGACTTCTAGTTTATGAGTATGTAGAGAATGGTTCACTGGATAAGTATTTGTTTACCCAAGACAGCTCAAGAGTCTTAGATTGGAACACAAGATTTCAAATTGCAGTGGGCACGGCGAGAGGGTTGGCTTATCTGCACGAGGAATGCCTGGAACGAGTTCTCCACTGCGACATCAAACCAGAGAATATTCTTCTAGATGAGCACTTTCATGCCAAAGTTTCAGACTTTGGGATGGCAAAGCTTGCTGGTAATGGGCATGGGAATAAGGGCCTCGCTTTCTCTACCATACGAGGAACAAGAGGTTATCTGGCACCAGAGTGGACGATGAACTTACCCATCACAGCCAAGGCAGACGCTTACAGTTTCGGGATTCTTCTCTTAGAATTAGTTAGCGGGCAGAAGGCTTCGGAGTTTAATATGTCTGGGAGTAATTTTGTTCAATGGGCTTCCGACAATGTTAGAGAAGAAAGATGGAGGGAGAGCATGGTGGATCCCAAATTAAGAGGGAGGGATGTGGAGTGGAAATCAAAGATGGAAATTGAGAGGGTGTTGAAAGTAGCGTTGCTGTGCATTGAGGAGGACAATCGTAAGAGGCCTTTCATGAGTCAAGTGGTTGAGATGTTAACTCCGGCAGTAAGAGGAGATGTAAAAGAGATTGAAATGGCTCAAATATTCAGGCAGACCAGCGAGTTCTCGGCTTATGAATCGACTCTTTCAGATGCATCAACATCCCAAACTTCTCCCTTATTATCCTCAGTTGATTATGGGGTGAGTGAATTTTCTTCGAAGCAATCAAAGATCATGTTTGTTGAAAATAatctgtttttctattttcagaatatTACACCttaa